The genomic region TCGACCACCGGCACCGGCGCTCAGGACTCCGGCGCCTCCAGCAGCACGACCGACTTGAGCGCTGTCGGGTCGGTGCGGGCCGCCAGCAGAGCGTCCTCAGCGCGGGCCAGCGGGAAGCTGTGGCTGACGACGGGATCGACCTGCACCGCCCCGGACGCGATGAGCTGCAACGCATCCGGGTAGGTGTTCGCGTACCGGAACGTCCCGGTCACCCAGATCTCGCGGCTCTGGATCTGCGATACCGGCAGCAGTACCTCGTCCTGTCCCATCCCGATCAGCACGACCCGGCCCGCGCGATCCACCCGCGGGAACGCCGCCTGCAGCGCGCGCGCCGATCCCGAGCACTCCAGCAGCACGTCGACCTTTCCCTCATCGACGTCATCCGGTCGCACGATGTCCAGCCCCAACGATGCGGCGACGCCCAGGCGGTGCTCCGACAGGTCGGTGACGGCGACGGATGCGGCCCCGAAGGCGCGGGCTGCCTGCGCCGCGAACAGACCGACCGGACCCGCGCCGATCACCAGCACCCGGTCGCCGACGGTGACCGCGGCCTTGCGGCAGGCCCAGATCCCGACCGACACCGGTTCTGCCATCGCCGCCTGGGTGTCGGTCAGGCCGGCGGGGACCGGGTGGGCGAACGCGGCGTCGAGCACGACGTACTCCGCCAGTGAGCCGTGTACCGGCGGGGTCGCGAAGAAGACGACGTCGGGGCACAGGTTGTAGCGGCCGGCCCGGCATTGGACGCAGTGACCGCACGGGACCCCCGGCTCGAGGGCGACCCGCTGTCCGATCCGGGCGACGTCGACCCCGGACCCGACCGCCGTGATCCGTCCGGCGGACTCGTGCCCCAGCACCATGGGAGCTTCGACCACGAAGCCGCCGATCCGGCCGTGGTCGTAGTAGTGCACGTCGGATCCACAGATGCCGACCGCAACGACCCTGACCAGCACCTGGCCGGCGCCGGGCTCCGGCATCGGGCAGTCCTCGATCCGCAGATCGCCCGGACCGTGCAGCACCGCACTCGTATTGCTCATCGTTCTCCTGCTCTCGCTGGGCCGGGGGCAGTCGCCTCCGGGGTGCTGCTCAGGCCCTGACGACCTCGGGCCCCAGGGCGCTATACCTGGCTGCATCAACCGTGCGCAAGCCCCGATCGGTCACCAGCACGTGGAAGTCGCCCACGTCGGCGAACCTGGCAAAGCTGTCGACGCCGAACTTGGAGTGCACGCCGACGAACACCCTGCGCCGAGCGCGTCTCAGCGCGCGGGACTTCAATGCTGACACCTCGGGATCCGGAGTGGTCAGCCCCCGCTCCGGCGAGATCCCGTTGGTTCCCAGGATCGCCAGGTCCAGCACCAGATCGGCCAGCATGTCATCTGACCACGGGCCCGCGGTGCTCAGCGTCCGGCAGCGGACGGCGCCGCCGAGCACGATCACCGTGTGACCCTCGGCGGCGGCCAGGGTGCCGGCAATCGGGATGGACGTCGTGATCACCGTCAGCGGTCGATCGAGGGTCACCAGCCGCTGCGCCACCAGGAGGGGGGTGAACCCGTCGTCCAGGAACACCGATTCCGCGGCCCCGAGCTGGTCGATCGCAGCATCCGCGATCCGTTGTTTCTCGGCTACCAGCTGGGTGGACCGGAATGCCAGGCTGGTCTCGAAGCCCGCCCCGGACAACGCATACGCGGAGCCGTGGATGCGTCGGACCAGTCCCTGCGCCTCCAGCGCCGTCAGATCGCGACGAACCGTCTCCGGCGCGACACCGAGGCGGTCGGCAAGTTCGGCGACCTCGATGTGCCCCTCCGCGCGGGTGGCCAGCACGATGCTGCGCCGACGCTCGGCGTTGACGACCCGACTCATCCCCGACCACCTCCGCTCGTGGCCGACGGCATCGCTTTTCGTGCACGGCGCTCGACCGGGTGACCGTTCATCAACCCAGCATCGATCCGGTTGGCCTGCCGGACAAGCCCGCAGGCAGCTGCTTCAGACCCGTTTGCTGCCCGATTCGCCCGCAAGCAGACACCGCATGGTCTCGGAGCGTCATCGGGTCAGCTGGTCGACCGCAGCATCGAACACCCTGGGCAGCCTGGCTGCGGTGCCGACCAGCCGTCGACGCACCGGCTTCTGCCTGCTCGCCGCGAGCAACGACCCGGTGATCCACCGGTAGCGGCGGGTGACCTGCTGCCAGGCCTGTTCGTAGTCGTCGGGGCGCCCGGCCACCAGACACTGCACCAGCCGCAGTGACGCGCGGGCGGCGATGTCGATGCCCTCCCCGGTCAGGGCGTCGACGTACCCGGCGGCATCGCCCACCAACAGCACCCGGCCGGACACCCGTCCCTTCACCCGTTGCCGCAGCGGGCCCGCTCCACGGACGTCATCCGCGTTCGCCCCGGCCAACCGGTCGGCCAGCCCCGGGAACGCGGTCAGGTGCTCGTCGAACGACGCACGGCGCCCGCTCAACACCGCGACCGACACCTCGTCGTCCCCCACCGGAGTCACGTACACCTCTGCCCCGGTGGCCCAGTGGACCTCCACCAGATCCGTCCAGGGAGCTACCGCCACATGTCGACGCAAGCCCCACCGCGGTGGGCCGGTGGCCGGCAGCTGCAGACCGAGGCGCTGCCGGATCGGTGAGTGCAACCCGTCGGCAGCAACCAGATGGTCCGCGGTGACGGCGCTCGTCCCGGACGCGGTGTGCAGCGTCGCAGTGACCGAGTCGGCACTCTGCCGGACGTCACCGACGCGGCCGGCCACCCGTTGGATTCCGCGTTCGGCGGCGAGCCGGGCGAGCGCGCCCTGCAGGACGTCGCGTCTGACTCCGCGTCCCGGTCTGCCCCGGAAGTGCGCCTCGGCGTGCACATCGCCGTCCAGGTAACGGATTCCGCGGATCTGACGGCCGGGGACGTCCCGTTGGAGATCCAGTCCCAACGACTCGAGGGAGCGCAGCGCCCCCGGCATCAATCCCTCTCCGCACGCCTTGTCGATCGGTCCGGTGCGGGGGTCGACGACCAGCACGTCGAGCCCTGCGGCCCGCGCGTGCAACGCCGTCATCAGACCGGCGGGTCCGGCTCCGGCAACCACCAGGTCGGTCATGCTGTCACCGTGGCCAGCGCCGCGTTCTCCGCCCGGATGCGCACCGTGAGCACGGCGGTGTTCAGGACCGTGAAGCCCACCGCGGTGATCCAGGCCGAGTGCACCAACGGAAGCGCGGCGCCCTCCACCACGACGGCGACGTAGTTCGGGTGCCGCAGCCACCGGTAGGGGCCGGAGCGCACCAGAGGGACGGTCGACGCCACGACGATCCGAGTGTTCCACTGCCGACCGAGAGTGCTGATGCACCACCAACGCAGCGCCTGGGAAGCCAGCACCAGCAGGAACATCGACCAGCCGAGGGCAGGCAGGAAAGGTCGATCGGCAACGAGTACCTCGACGACGCAGCCGACCAGCAGACCGACGTGCAGCACCACCATGGCCGGATAGTGGCCGCGGCCGAACTCGCGGCCACCGCGGGCGCGACTCCAGGCCAGGTTGCGGGTGCTCACCACCAGTTCGGCGACCCGCTCCAGTCCGACGACGACGACCAGCACCAGGTAGGCGATCACCACTGCAGCAGTACCAACTCGGAGCAGAATCCGGGCCCCAGAGCCATCATCACGCCGATCTCGCCGGGTGCCGGCCGTCGATCTCGTTCGATGTCGGCCAGCACGTGCAGCACCGAGGCGGACGACAGGTTCCCGACCCTGGCCAGCGAATCCCACGTCGGCTGCAGTGCGCCGTCGGGGAGATCCAAGGTCGTCTCGATGGCCCTGATCACTTTGGGACCGCCGGGATGGGACACCCAGGCGGAAACGTCGTCGATGGTGAAGCCGTTGTCCGCCAGGAACTCCCGGACATCCGGACCGAGGCACTTCTCGACAAGTTCGGGGACGCCGGCGTCCAGCACGATCTTGAGTCCGGACGGAACGACGTCCCAGCCCATCGTGCGCATCGTGTCCGGATAAAGATGACTGCGGGAGGCGATCACCCGCGGGCCGTCCGCTCCCATGGCGGCGGCGCGCTCGGCCCCGACCGCGACCACAGCTGCAGCGCCGTCTCCGAACAGGCCGGACGCCACCGCGTTGGCCATCGACGGGTCGTCGCGCTGGACCGTCAGCGAACAGAGCTCAACCGACAGCAGCACCGCGACCTGGTCGGGGTGTCCGGCCAGGTGATCGTGCAGCCGCGCAACCCCGGCGGCGCCGGCGACGCAGCCGAGTCCGAACAGCGGCATCCGCACCACGTCCGGCCGCAGACCGAGTTGGCCGGCGATGCGGGCCTCGATGGACGGCACCGCTACCCCCGTGATCGTCGTCGAGATGATCAGATCGACTTCGCCGGGCGCGATGCCCGCCACGGCCAGCGCACCCTTCACCGCCTGCTCCCCCAGCTCGGAAGCCACCTCGATCCACACCTCGTTGGCGGACCGCACATCGGTGAGACCGGCATAGGCCTCGAGCGGACGGGCGAGATGGCGGAACTCCACCCCGGCGTTCGCGTGCACCCGCTCCAGGACCCCGCGTCGGGTCGGGTCGGGGAGGCACAACTCGGCGAACGCGGCCGTCAGCTCGGCCTGCGGATATCGGTGAGGAGGGACCACACTGTGCACGGCGACGAGGGTGGTCATTCCCTCACCGTACGGCCGCGACCCAGGAGCTGGAGCCGGCAGTGCTGGGGGGTGGACACGCTCGGCGGTACCCGCGGAGCGGTGCCCCCTA from Nakamurella sp. A5-74 harbors:
- a CDS encoding NAD(P)-dependent alcohol dehydrogenase produces the protein MSNTSAVLHGPGDLRIEDCPMPEPGAGQVLVRVVAVGICGSDVHYYDHGRIGGFVVEAPMVLGHESAGRITAVGSGVDVARIGQRVALEPGVPCGHCVQCRAGRYNLCPDVVFFATPPVHGSLAEYVVLDAAFAHPVPAGLTDTQAAMAEPVSVGIWACRKAAVTVGDRVLVIGAGPVGLFAAQAARAFGAASVAVTDLSEHRLGVAASLGLDIVRPDDVDEGKVDVLLECSGSARALQAAFPRVDRAGRVVLIGMGQDEVLLPVSQIQSREIWVTGTFRYANTYPDALQLIASGAVQVDPVVSHSFPLARAEDALLAARTDPTALKSVVLLEAPES
- a CDS encoding DeoR/GlpR family DNA-binding transcription regulator — encoded protein: MSRVVNAERRRSIVLATRAEGHIEVAELADRLGVAPETVRRDLTALEAQGLVRRIHGSAYALSGAGFETSLAFRSTQLVAEKQRIADAAIDQLGAAESVFLDDGFTPLLVAQRLVTLDRPLTVITTSIPIAGTLAAAEGHTVIVLGGAVRCRTLSTAGPWSDDMLADLVLDLAILGTNGISPERGLTTPDPEVSALKSRALRRARRRVFVGVHSKFGVDSFARFADVGDFHVLVTDRGLRTVDAARYSALGPEVVRA
- a CDS encoding NAD(P)/FAD-dependent oxidoreductase, with translation MTDLVVAGAGPAGLMTALHARAAGLDVLVVDPRTGPIDKACGEGLMPGALRSLESLGLDLQRDVPGRQIRGIRYLDGDVHAEAHFRGRPGRGVRRDVLQGALARLAAERGIQRVAGRVGDVRQSADSVTATLHTASGTSAVTADHLVAADGLHSPIRQRLGLQLPATGPPRWGLRRHVAVAPWTDLVEVHWATGAEVYVTPVGDDEVSVAVLSGRRASFDEHLTAFPGLADRLAGANADDVRGAGPLRQRVKGRVSGRVLLVGDAAGYVDALTGEGIDIAARASLRLVQCLVAGRPDDYEQAWQQVTRRYRWITGSLLAASRQKPVRRRLVGTAARLPRVFDAAVDQLTR
- a CDS encoding isoprenylcysteine carboxyl methyltransferase family protein, which translates into the protein MIAYLVLVVVVGLERVAELVVSTRNLAWSRARGGREFGRGHYPAMVVLHVGLLVGCVVEVLVADRPFLPALGWSMFLLVLASQALRWWCISTLGRQWNTRIVVASTVPLVRSGPYRWLRHPNYVAVVVEGAALPLVHSAWITAVGFTVLNTAVLTVRIRAENAALATVTA
- a CDS encoding 3-oxoacyl-[acyl-carrier-protein] synthase III C-terminal domain-containing protein, which gives rise to MTTLVAVHSVVPPHRYPQAELTAAFAELCLPDPTRRGVLERVHANAGVEFRHLARPLEAYAGLTDVRSANEVWIEVASELGEQAVKGALAVAGIAPGEVDLIISTTITGVAVPSIEARIAGQLGLRPDVVRMPLFGLGCVAGAAGVARLHDHLAGHPDQVAVLLSVELCSLTVQRDDPSMANAVASGLFGDGAAAVVAVGAERAAAMGADGPRVIASRSHLYPDTMRTMGWDVVPSGLKIVLDAGVPELVEKCLGPDVREFLADNGFTIDDVSAWVSHPGGPKVIRAIETTLDLPDGALQPTWDSLARVGNLSSASVLHVLADIERDRRPAPGEIGVMMALGPGFCSELVLLQW